The following are from one region of the Candidatus Thermokryptus mobilis genome:
- the lpxA gene encoding acyl-ACP--UDP-N-acetylglucosamine O-acyltransferase, producing MSTFIDPRAVVSPYAKIGENVKIGPFTVIEDDVIIGDGTEIGSNVFIGNGTRIGKNCKIFHGASVGSIPQDLKFKGEDTTLEIGDNTIIREFCTLNRGTAHSGKTVIGSNCLLMAYVHVAHDCVIGNNVIMANAVNLAGHVTVEDYVIIGGLVPVHQFVRIGQHSIVGGGWRVPKDVPPYIMAAREPLRFEGLNIVGLKRRNFPKETIERIENAYRVIYQSNLNVSQALKKLKDEFEPTPEIQNIINFIETSQRGIIRGPYD from the coding sequence ATGAGCACATTTATTGATCCGAGGGCGGTTGTAAGCCCTTACGCAAAAATCGGGGAGAATGTAAAAATTGGTCCTTTCACAGTGATTGAAGACGATGTTATTATCGGGGATGGGACGGAAATAGGTTCAAATGTTTTTATAGGTAACGGGACGAGGATAGGGAAAAATTGCAAGATTTTTCATGGTGCATCCGTCGGTTCAATACCTCAGGACTTGAAGTTTAAGGGTGAAGATACAACGCTTGAGATAGGTGACAACACAATTATTCGTGAGTTTTGCACACTTAACAGAGGGACAGCACACTCTGGAAAGACAGTTATAGGAAGTAATTGCCTATTGATGGCTTATGTCCATGTGGCGCACGATTGCGTTATAGGGAACAATGTCATAATGGCTAATGCTGTAAACCTCGCAGGTCATGTAACGGTTGAAGATTATGTTATAATCGGTGGGCTTGTCCCGGTGCATCAATTCGTTCGGATTGGTCAACATTCAATAGTTGGAGGCGGATGGAGGGTCCCCAAAGATGTCCCACCTTATATAATGGCTGCGAGAGAACCGTTGAGATTTGAAGGGCTTAACATTGTCGGATTGAAAAGGAGAAATTTCCCAAAGGAGACAATTGAAAGGATTGAAAATGCTTATAGGGTAATTTATCAATCAAATCTCAATGTCTCACAAGCTTTGAAGAAGTTGAAAGATGAATTTGAACCAACACCTGAGATTCAAAACATCATTAATTTCATTGAGACAAGTCAGCGTGGAATTATAAGAGGACCTTATGACTGA
- a CDS encoding bifunctional UDP-3-O-[3-hydroxymyristoyl] N-acetylglucosamine deacetylase/3-hydroxyacyl-ACP dehydratase has protein sequence MLVQQQTIKKPVSLSGVGLHTGQRCTITFKPAPSNFGIRFKRIDLGGSPEIPALVEYVVDVSRGTTLGIGEVRVHTVEHVLAAIAGLQIDNILIELDSIEPPVGDGSAKPFVDALLEAGIEKQDEPKDYLIIDQAILYSDESKGVDIAALPLDDFRITIMIDYKNPALGSQHTGLFSLEKEFVTEFAPARTFCFLHEVEMLYEQGLIRGGNLDNAIVIVDRELSREEIDRLSRKFGLNEVVFLGSNGILNNKPLRFKNEPARHKLLDLLGDLALVGAPMRAQILAARPGHASNIEFVRKIRKLYLQKKLVKKYQFEKKEGIVFDINAIQRILPHRYPFLFVDKIVDFKMGEKIIGVKNVTGNEFFFQGHFPGHPIMPGVLIIEGMAQTGGILLLNGEESMENRYVYFMAIKNAKFRRPVFPGDTLIYEVEMVERRSKYCTMYGRAYVDSKLVAEAEMMAAIVTKPEFTSNEQTIEKDS, from the coding sequence ATGTTAGTTCAGCAACAGACGATAAAAAAGCCGGTTTCTTTATCCGGGGTTGGTTTACACACAGGACAAAGGTGCACTATAACTTTTAAACCCGCACCGTCAAATTTTGGGATAAGGTTTAAAAGAATTGATCTCGGCGGTTCACCTGAAATTCCAGCACTTGTTGAATATGTGGTTGATGTCAGTCGTGGGACTACGCTTGGAATAGGTGAAGTTAGGGTCCACACCGTTGAGCATGTCCTTGCTGCTATAGCGGGGCTTCAAATTGATAATATATTGATTGAGCTTGATTCAATTGAGCCACCTGTTGGTGATGGCAGTGCGAAACCTTTTGTTGATGCTTTGCTTGAAGCTGGAATTGAAAAACAAGACGAGCCCAAAGATTATCTTATAATTGATCAAGCGATTCTTTATTCGGATGAAAGCAAAGGGGTTGACATCGCTGCTTTGCCATTGGATGATTTCAGGATAACGATTATGATTGATTATAAAAATCCAGCGCTTGGAAGCCAACACACCGGTTTATTTTCGCTTGAGAAAGAATTTGTCACAGAGTTTGCCCCGGCAAGGACATTTTGTTTCCTACACGAAGTTGAAATGCTTTACGAGCAGGGATTAATACGCGGTGGGAATCTTGATAATGCAATTGTGATTGTTGACAGGGAATTGTCGCGGGAGGAGATAGATAGATTGAGCAGGAAGTTTGGTTTAAATGAAGTTGTTTTTCTTGGTAGCAATGGTATTTTGAATAACAAACCACTTCGCTTTAAGAACGAGCCAGCAAGACATAAGCTTCTTGATTTACTTGGCGACCTTGCTCTTGTCGGGGCGCCGATGAGGGCTCAAATCCTTGCAGCAAGACCCGGGCATGCAAGCAATATTGAATTTGTGAGGAAGATAAGAAAACTTTATCTCCAGAAGAAGCTTGTAAAGAAGTATCAATTTGAGAAAAAGGAAGGGATTGTATTTGACATAAACGCAATTCAAAGAATTTTGCCACATAGGTATCCTTTTCTTTTCGTTGATAAAATAGTTGACTTTAAGATGGGTGAAAAGATAATCGGGGTGAAAAATGTCACGGGGAATGAATTTTTCTTTCAAGGACATTTCCCAGGGCATCCGATAATGCCTGGTGTTTTGATAATTGAAGGAATGGCTCAAACGGGCGGAATTTTGCTTTTGAATGGAGAGGAATCAATGGAAAATAGATATGTTTATTTCATGGCTATAAAAAATGCAAAGTTTAGGCGACCTGTTTTCCCTGGTGATACCTTGATATATGAAGTGGAGATGGTTGAAAGAAGAAGTAAGTATTGCACGATGTATGGTCGTGCCTATGTAGACAGCAAGCTTGTCGCAGAAGCTGAGATGATGGCTGCTATTGTTACAAAACCAGAATTTACATCAAATGAACAAACGATTGAAAAGGATTCATGA
- a CDS encoding OmpH family outer membrane protein: protein MKRFLLLFVLVLSLPLFSQVKVGYVDSETIMKQLPEAQEAQRKIDALVQQWQDELQRMKDEWKSKYDEYERRKLILTDEARAQMERELSELDRKIAEFQMQKFGPDGELYRKQDELIKPVQSKIFNAIKEVALEEGFDFVFDKSGEILLLYANEKYDLTQKVLNKLLQLR from the coding sequence ATGAAAAGATTTCTTCTGTTATTTGTTCTTGTGCTTTCATTGCCTTTATTTTCACAGGTGAAGGTGGGTTATGTTGATTCAGAAACGATAATGAAACAGCTTCCCGAGGCTCAGGAGGCGCAAAGGAAAATTGATGCACTTGTTCAACAATGGCAAGATGAACTCCAAAGGATGAAAGACGAATGGAAATCAAAATATGACGAGTATGAGAGGAGAAAACTTATATTGACGGATGAAGCGAGAGCGCAAATGGAAAGGGAACTTTCCGAGCTTGACAGAAAAATAGCCGAGTTTCAAATGCAAAAATTCGGTCCGGATGGTGAACTTTACCGGAAACAAGATGAGTTGATTAAACCGGTGCAGAGTAAAATTTTCAACGCAATAAAAGAAGTCGCACTTGAAGAGGGTTTTGATTTCGTTTTTGATAAAAGTGGAGAGATTTTGCTTTTGTACGCAAACGAAAAATATGACCTTACACAGAAAGTCCTAAATAAACTTTTGCAATTGCGATGA
- a CDS encoding OmpH family outer membrane protein — protein sequence MRKNFFVLALILFFTSAVFAQQATIRIGYVDSGVILQQLPEAQKIQRELDNLLQKYQSELDKMVKTYQSKLDEYQKKEAMLNPQAKESMQREIMELEQKIFEYRNQKLGPQGEFEQEREKRLKPLRDKIIDAIEEVAREEKLNFVFDKAGDVILLYADKQFDITFKVLDKLTRGSKSK from the coding sequence ATGAGGAAAAACTTTTTCGTCTTAGCATTAATTTTATTTTTCACTTCCGCTGTATTTGCTCAACAAGCAACGATAAGAATTGGTTATGTTGATTCCGGAGTTATACTCCAGCAACTTCCAGAAGCGCAGAAAATACAGAGGGAACTTGATAACCTTTTGCAGAAATATCAAAGTGAACTTGACAAGATGGTCAAGACATACCAGAGCAAACTTGATGAGTATCAGAAGAAAGAGGCGATGTTGAATCCGCAAGCAAAGGAAAGTATGCAGAGGGAAATAATGGAACTTGAACAGAAAATTTTTGAATACAGGAATCAAAAGCTCGGACCTCAAGGTGAGTTTGAACAGGAAAGAGAAAAGCGTCTTAAACCCTTAAGGGATAAGATAATTGATGCCATTGAGGAAGTTGCAAGGGAAGAGAAGTTAAATTTCGTTTTTGACAAGGCGGGGGATGTGATATTGCTTTACGCTGATAAGCAGTTTGATATAACTTTCAAAGTACTTGACAAATTAACAAGAGGGAGTAAATCTAAATGA
- the lpxD gene encoding UDP-3-O-(3-hydroxymyristoyl)glucosamine N-acyltransferase: MKLKEIASYLNCEIVGDADVEINKVSEIQNASKGDITFIANPKYEKFFETTKASAVIVAKNFQRRRDDLSLLLVDDPYYAFVKVLKILNPPLELLPPGIHQTAVVSKTAVLGKNVRIGANVVIGERVKIGDNSVIMHGVVIGDDVEIGGDVLIYPNVTVYHKCKIGNRVIIHSGTVIGSDGFGFAPRPDGTYEKIPQVGIVVIEDDVEIGSNCSIDRATLGETIIKRGAKLDNLIQIAHNVVIGENTVIAAQTGIAGSTRIGKNCVLAGQVGIVGHIEIADRTTIAAQSGVSKSITEPGKVYFGYPAREHSLALRIEGAIRQLPELIKEFRELKTKIEKLVLGG, from the coding sequence ATGAAATTGAAGGAAATCGCAAGTTATTTAAACTGTGAAATTGTGGGTGACGCTGATGTTGAAATTAATAAAGTTTCAGAAATTCAAAATGCCAGTAAAGGTGATATTACTTTCATAGCTAATCCCAAATATGAAAAGTTTTTTGAGACGACGAAAGCTTCGGCGGTTATAGTTGCGAAAAATTTTCAAAGGAGAAGGGATGATTTATCTTTGCTCCTCGTGGATGATCCGTATTATGCATTTGTGAAGGTGTTAAAAATTTTGAATCCGCCGTTGGAACTGCTTCCTCCTGGGATACATCAAACAGCGGTGGTTTCAAAAACGGCTGTTTTAGGTAAAAATGTTCGTATAGGTGCAAATGTCGTAATCGGTGAAAGGGTTAAAATCGGGGATAATTCAGTTATAATGCACGGGGTCGTCATCGGTGATGATGTTGAAATTGGTGGTGATGTCTTGATCTATCCAAATGTTACGGTTTATCATAAATGCAAAATTGGCAATCGTGTTATAATTCACTCTGGAACCGTGATTGGAAGTGATGGTTTTGGATTTGCCCCCAGACCTGACGGGACATATGAGAAAATCCCTCAGGTTGGTATAGTCGTGATTGAAGATGATGTTGAAATTGGTTCAAATTGTTCAATTGATCGTGCTACGCTTGGAGAGACGATTATAAAGCGAGGTGCTAAACTTGACAATTTAATTCAGATAGCTCACAATGTCGTAATAGGAGAGAATACAGTTATTGCTGCTCAGACGGGTATTGCTGGTAGCACAAGGATTGGAAAAAATTGTGTACTTGCCGGTCAAGTTGGCATTGTGGGTCATATAGAGATTGCTGACAGGACGACGATAGCAGCTCAATCAGGTGTTTCAAAATCAATAACCGAACCTGGAAAAGTTTATTTCGGATACCCAGCGCGTGAACATTCGCTTGCTTTAAGGATTGAGGGAGCGATAAGGCAGCTTCCGGAATTAATAAAGGAGTTTCGTGAATTAAAAACTAAAATTGAAAAATTAGTTTTGGGAGGTTGA